From a single Dendropsophus ebraccatus isolate aDenEbr1 chromosome 8, aDenEbr1.pat, whole genome shotgun sequence genomic region:
- the PPP2R2D gene encoding serine/threonine-protein phosphatase 2A 55 kDa regulatory subunit B delta isoform, whose protein sequence is MAGVGGGNDFQWCFSQVKGAIDEDVAEADIISTVEFNFSGDLLATGDKGGRVVIFQREQESKSRPHSRGEYNVYSTFQSHEPEFDYLKSLEIEEKINKIRWLPQQNAAHFLLSTNDKTIKLWKISERDKRAEGYNLKDEDGRLRDPFRITSLRVPILKPMDLMVEASPRRIFANAHTYHINSISVNSDHETYLSADDLRINLWHLEITDRSFNIVDIKPANMEELTEVITAAEFHPHQCNVFVYSSSKGTIRLCDMRDSALCDRHSKFFEEPEDPSSRSFFSEIISSISDVKFSHSGRYMMTRDYLSVKVWDLNMESRPVETYQVHEYLRSKLCSLYENDCIFDKFECCWNGSDSAIMTGSYNNFFRMFDRNTRRDITLEASRESSKPRAILKPRKVCTGGKRKKDEINVDSLDFNKKILHTAWHPKENIIAVAATNNLYIFQDKVN, encoded by the exons CCGATATTATTTCAACTGTCGAATTCAACTTCTCTGGAGATCTGTTAGCAACAGGAGACAAAGGCGGAAGAGTCGTCATATTTCAAAGGGAACAGGAG AGTAAAAGCCGTCCTCATTCTAGGGGTGAATACAATGTTTACAGCACCTTTCAGAGCCATGAACCTGAATTTGACTACTTAAAAAGTCTAGAAATTGAAGAGAAAATTAACAAAATTAGGTGGTTGCCGCAGCAGAATGCCGCACACTTTCTTCTTTCTACCAATG ACAAGACTATAAAGTTGTGGAAAATTAGTGAACGCGATAAAAGAGCAGAAGGTTACAACCTAAAGGATGAGGATGGCAGACTACGGGATCCTTTTAGAATCACTTCTCTACGG GTGCCAATACTGAAACCCATGGACCTAATGGTTGAAGCAAGTCCACGGAGGATATTTGCAAAtgcacatacatatcacataaaCTCTATTTCAGTTAATAGCGATCATGAAACATACCTCTCCGCAGATGATCTGAGAATTAATTTATGGCATTTAGAAATTACAGATAGAAGTTTTA ACATTGTAGATATTAAGCCTGCTAACATGGAAGAATTGACAGAAGTCATCACAGCTGCTGAATTCCACCCTCACCAATGTAATGTGTTCGTCTACAGCAGTAGCAAAGGAACAATTAGACTTTGTGATATGCGGGATTCTGCGCTCTGCGATAGACATTCAAAAT TTTTTGAGGAACCTGAGGACCCGAGCAGCAGATCATTTTTCTCTGAAATTATCTCTTCGATATCAGATGTCAAGTTCAGTCACAGTGGTCGCTACATGATGACCAGAGATTACTTGTCTGTCAAAGTGTGGGACCTCAACATGGAGAGTAGACcagtagaaacatatcag GTTCATGAGTATCTTCGGAGTAAGCTTTGTTCGCTGTATGAAAATGACTGCATCTTTGACAAGTTTGAATGCTGCTGGAATGGATCTGACAG cgcaATCATGACTGGCTCTTACAACAACTTCTTCAGAATGTTTGACAGAAACACACGCCGGGATATCACCTTGGAAGCATCTAGGGAGAGCAGCAAACCTCGTGCCATTTTAAAGCCAAGGAAAGTCTGTACCGGTGGTAAGAGGAAGAAGGACGAGATCAACGTTGACAGCCTAGATTTCAACAAAAAGATTCTACACACTGCATGGCACCCAAAAGAAAATATTATCGCTGTTGCTGCCACCAATAATTTGTATATATTTCAGGACAAAGTTAATTAA